The following proteins are co-located in the Maridesulfovibrio sp. genome:
- the qrcC gene encoding menaquinone reductase iron-sulfur cluster-binding subunit QrcC yields the protein MQQLEFDTKWTMVVDVDKCTGCGACMVSCQAENNIAPMEEGSNKLKTLTWMLVYELNNGKEFPNREVAYLPRPCMQCGHPACVPVCPVVATTKDEEGGIVSQIYPRCIGCRYCMAACPYHARYFGWLDPVWPGGMDKALSPSTSTRPRGVVEKCNFCHSRLLDARQRARAEGLDPAKMPDGWYQPACLEGCPTGAISFGDAKNPEHKVHELIKNPNAFRILESIGMEPQVYYISRRDWVREQSDNHVAEDKH from the coding sequence ATGCAACAATTGGAATTTGATACTAAATGGACCATGGTAGTTGATGTCGACAAGTGTACCGGTTGCGGTGCTTGTATGGTCTCCTGCCAGGCTGAAAATAACATAGCTCCCATGGAAGAAGGGTCTAACAAGCTTAAGACCCTTACCTGGATGCTTGTGTACGAACTCAACAACGGTAAGGAATTTCCCAACAGGGAAGTTGCCTACCTGCCCAGACCCTGCATGCAGTGCGGACATCCTGCCTGCGTTCCCGTCTGTCCTGTAGTTGCTACTACCAAGGACGAAGAAGGCGGTATCGTCAGCCAGATTTATCCCCGTTGCATCGGTTGCAGGTACTGTATGGCTGCGTGTCCTTACCACGCTCGCTACTTTGGTTGGCTTGATCCGGTATGGCCCGGCGGTATGGACAAGGCGCTGTCACCCTCAACCTCCACCCGTCCGCGCGGTGTTGTTGAGAAATGTAACTTCTGCCACTCCAGACTGCTTGATGCGCGTCAGCGTGCCCGTGCCGAAGGTCTGGATCCCGCCAAGATGCCTGACGGATGGTACCAGCCTGCCTGTCTGGAAGGATGCCCCACCGGCGCAATCTCCTTCGGTGATGCCAAGAACCCTGAGCACAAAGTTCATGAGCTGATTAAGAACCCCAATGCTTTCCGCATTCTGGAGTCTATCGGCATGGAACCTCAGGTGTACTACATCAGCCGTCGTGACTGGGTCCGTGAGCAGAGTGATAACCACGTAGCTGAAGACAAGCACTAG